A segment of the Canis lupus baileyi chromosome 21, mCanLup2.hap1, whole genome shotgun sequence genome:
CATTCTCCTCTagtcaaagagaaaaatctaatgAAAATGAAGTTTACCCCCcccttaatcatttctagctccTTTTgattgttcattttgtttcttctgcatTTGAAACATTCTCGTTCATAATCAGTTTACGTATGTTACTACAATTtcaaggtattttctttttttattgaagtgtcaTTGATTGGTGTAAACTTCACCCTTTCAGAGTatatagttttttggtttttaacatattttcaagATTGTTAAACCATCACTATAGTCTAATCCTGGAACTGTGAGAAACCCATTCCTGTTAGGTGCCACACTCCTTGCCCCCTTCCAGCTCCCAGGGACCAATAACCAACTTTCTAATCTGCacactgtgggacccaggaaatttaacaaaaatcccctacgcctggacaagcagagcaggactaactccattttgtgctacacctgccacctcctgtatgacccccacataacctgcttattgcttaaggcgctgccccaccctagtcaagccgctgggcccaccctaatcagaaatcagctcataacaaagtaaccctgctttgtgcccgacAAAACTgcgcaccaattctgaccaaagtaataggccagctcaaatggatactatagggtaagatgtaattcaattggccacctgcgtgtggatcgacatgactgtgcaactttctgcatatcccatgggccactggcccctataaagctgctacgcctcttagtctcagggtccaagtccctgctccgctgtgtggggtgcacttggacccaagcccgagcttgtaaataaaccctcgtgtgtttgcatcagtgtcgggtcctcggtggtttctcggatttgtgatcttgggcacaacatttgggggctcatcCGGGATCCGAGaacccccaggaccccatccagAAGGTTTCACGcatggtgagtgcactcaactttttccaccttttgtgcGCATATTTTCTGAGAGCTTTAAACTGTACTGTACCTGTAGGAATTCCGATCTGTATTGGGTCAACATTGGCTTAGGCAGACGCGCTGGCAGGCTGtcgaccgggggtcttgaggagacgtcccttgcccccgcctggaggatggggtcctcatctgtaaggaggacggaggtcctcatttataggaggacgggggtcctcgtctgtaagggggacagaggtcctcatctgtatggaggacggggtcctcatctgtaaagaggacagaggtcctcatctgtaggaggacgggggtcctcatctgtgaGGAGGACAGGGGACCTCATCTGTGAGGAGGGCcagctgccagcccttcgggttactttctgttttgtctctgcgATTGCATAGGAACGTTGGTCTGTGTTATTATGTCCTTGTTaacttttttttgcatttgtctgtGTTGTTGGGTCCTTGTTAATTGTCTTTACtgtctgtgtcttggtgtggattggggacataatgggggagacagaaaccactcccctgtctcttatgctctcccacttcttggATGTTACGGAAAGAGCtcgtattctgagcatagacatacagagagagagattccaaatttattgcatatcagaatggccaacctttgatgtgggatggccccgagaaggaacttcccacctacctattatcttacaggttaaggccgtgatcttcagggacaaaccagacggccaccctgaccaggtgcccaacatcctggcctaGCAGGACATGACCGAAAAATTCCCTTCCTTGGCTAAAACCCTTTTTACACCCCTCAAAGTGCACAActcagctgaaggtaaggagagaccccaggtccaccgccagactctaggggcaggtctccaggctgccgcgcacaagcctaccaatctggccaaggtctatgatgtgaggcagggtaaggatgagagtccagcagccttcttagagagagttttagaggcttttaggcagtacacccctatgaacccagaagccccggaaacaaaggccgcaattatcatggcttttgttaaccaggctgctccggacattaaaaagaaattgcaaagagtagagagactgagagagaagagcttgcaggacttagcgATAGTAGCAGAATGAGTCTACAATAATAAGATTCggaagaacaacaaaccaaactaagtgaccggcagaccTGAAActtggccaagatcctgctggccacaaccatgaaTGACCCGCAGGAaagacggaggcacctcaagaaactggcttcagggacaggtaaggaggatggccctggtccccatcgggagcaccctaagctgaacaaaaaccaatgtgcttattgcaaagaagagggccactgggtaaaaagctgccctaacaaaagatctaaggcccctgccaagatcttggaaaTGGAGGACCTAGACAATTAGGGGAGTCAGTGTTGGGCACCCTTCCCCAAGCCCAGGATAACTCTTAAAGTGGAGGGGCAACCtattgaattcctagtggacactgggacacaacattcagttttattacaaccccaaaggaaattggcaaacaagacttcatgggtgcaaggggccatGGGCACGAAACaatactcatggactacccgaagaactgtggatctcggcACGGGCTGGGTATtccactccttcatggtcatccctgagtgtccctacccgttgttaggtcgggattttctcaccaagatgggggcacaaatttgcttccaccccaaaggggcaaaagtcctaaacaagaaggggcacctgattcaggtgcttgtcctgagtttagaagatgAATATCATCTCCACCAAATGCCCtcagccccaatgactgacattgaccgtTGGCTGTGGGAATTTCCCCAAGCgtgggcagaaactgggggaatCGGGCTGGCCCAGCATAGACCGaccatatacatagaactaaagctgggggcagaccctgtcagggtacgccaataccccatgcctctaGTAGCACGAAAGGGAATCACACCCCACATACAGCGACTACTGGACTCGGGCATATTAAGGCCCTGCCAATCAGCATGGAACACTCCCTTGCTTCCGGTTCAGAAACCGCACTCTAACGATTACAGGCCAGTCCAAGACTTGAGGGAAGTCAACCGAAGAGTAGAGGATATGCACCCTACGGTCCCAAACCCATACACCTtcctctccaccctgcctccagACAAAACTTGGTATACGGTATTAGATTTAAAAGATGCCTTTTTCAGCCTACCTTTAGCGCCCAAGAGCCAAGACCTCTTCGCCTTTGAATGGACGGACCCTGAGAAAGGCATCAATGGTCACCTCACCTGGACTCGACTAccacaaggattcaaaaattcacTGACCATCTTCATTGAGGCCTTACACGAAGACTTGGGTGAGTTGCATTCCAAGCACCTTCATTTGACTTTATTACAATATGTAGATGACATCCTGTTGGCGGCAGAGGACCAGGACACATGCTTGTGAGGTACCAGGGACTTGCTCCAGACCATAGTGGCCCTAGGATACTGGGCCTCAGCTAAAAAAGCCCAGATCTACAGAGCAGAGGTGAGCTACCTTGGGTACAATTAAAGGATAGACAAAGATGCTTGACGGATGCACGGAAGGAAACTGTCTTAAGAATCCCACAGCCGCAAACTGTCCACCAGGTACGTGAATTCCTGGGGTCAGCAGGGTTCTGTCGCTTATGGATTCCCGATTTTGCTGAGATGGCCAGACCCCTCTATTAGGCCACCAGGCACCAGCAAAATTTTGAATGGACAGAGGCCACGAACAGAGCCTTTAATGACCTTTAAACAGCCCTTACTGTCTGCCCCGGCTCTTGGGTTGTCCGATCTAGCCAAGCCTTCTACCTGTATGTGGATGAGAAAGACAGGGTGGCAAAAGGGGTCCTTGTCCAGTACTTAGGTCCCTGGAAGAGACACAGCCTATCTCTCCAAAAAGCTGGACACGGTGGCTGCTGGATGGTCcccatgcttaaaaattattgctgTGGTGGTCACTATGGTCAAGGATGCAGACAAACTGGCCATGGggcaagaactgcatgttaccaccccacatgCTATtgaaggggtactcaaacagcccccagaccgctggatcagcaatgcccatctgacccattatcagagcctgctgctaaaccccaccagaattttatttaagccaccaacAACCCTGAATCCCACAACggtactccctaacccagactgggcccccccccccccccccgcatgactgtcaagaaatttttgCACAGGTGCACGgcatcagagctgatctccaggaccagccactgccgaatgCGGACgtcacctggtacacggacggcagcagttttgtgcGAGAAGGAGTCAGATGTGCGGGGGCAGCCGTAACCACGGAAACGGAGACCATCTGGGCGGAGCCACTGGCAGCCAGAACGTcagctcaatgggcagaactgatggcactggccaaggcgctgaccaTGGGGGAAGGTAAACGAGTAAACATCTACAGTGACAGCAGGTACACCTTTGCCACCGCTCACAtccacggagccctttacaggAAGAGAGAGCTCCTGACAGCAGACggaaagactgttaaaaacaaaacagagattcttgaactcctgagggccctctggctgcccaaggccctagccatcatccactgtccggggcaccaaaaggcagacacgccagtagccaggggaaaccagCTAgctgatttaaaagcaaaggaggaggCCCTtatggtgacccaggtcttagcaacctgCTCATGAAGGAGCATATcttctcccaccccccaccacacatCATCCACCATTTCATTGACATTAGGACTCCATCACCTTTTCTATACTTAGTGTATCCTTTACTGAATTATGTTCCCTttgttcataaaatatatatatatatatatatataaatatataaaatatactacaTTTGAGATTTCAGGAATAAGAccaatgtttatatttatattctctaaGCTCCCCAGTACATGATTTGCAAAAGTAACTGCTTTCTAAATATTCATTGCTGAATCTTCTTAgctatttaaaatgaaaggtgATATGCGAAGAATAATAATACAATGTATTTGGGGATTTATCTATTAATAGAATTCATATGTgcaaaaataatgcatttaaagaAGTTCATCTAGATGCAGATAATTctaaaaaagcagagaaaaagaggTAGCCCCTGTCTTATTATTACTAATGGTCCACTAATGAACAATTTGCTCATTATCCTCATAATTTTAGGGGCTGTTGGtctttgtttaataataaaaaaataatttttacatcaGGGAACACAAAGTGGTTCTCTTGAACTAATACCAAGACTGCATCTGGTCACTGACCTCATGCTACTTAGTCAACAGGAAACAGGGGTTTCTCTACCAGTTGAGGGTGGTTGTTCCTGAATATAAGGGGAACAGGTGATCTTTACTATAGAGATAGGGTAATGAGGTGTGTTTCTGGAACGTAAGAGAGCCTCTGGGGGCACCTCTGAGAACTCACATGTCCAATATTAAAAAGTGAATGGAAAACTGTAACAGACCCAGATAAAAAGAACTAGAAGTGATACCTATATTGAGGGATCAAGCTTTGGGCCACTTCACAAGACAAGGAAACAAGACAACTGGGATGCTAATTGAAATTAAAGGGGTTATGGTAGAGgctgtggaaaaaaggaaatgctatGGTACCAGCTATGATCATGTGTCCCATGGGGAAAACAAGACTGTAGGAGTTACaatgttgtttttcctttgttgtgatataaatatattgaCTAGTATTTCTGTCTCTCCTATTTCCTCTGATTCCTAACATAAGATACATTGAGAAGGCTTAAACTTTTACTTCAAGGTTTTTGCATGTTATGGGATATGAAAGCTGTGTGACAGCCTCAAAGACCCTGGACCACCGTATAAGGATAAATTGGCATATGAAACTTTGTGTCACTCCTTTTCTTTCCATTGCATGTATGCATCTGTTAAAAATAAGCATACTTTTGCTGTTGTCTTATTTGAAAGTGGATTGTGAGTAAAAGACATGCCTCTGAATGGCATGTTGAAAAGGGGGTGGATTATTTGGGATCCTGCTGCCAAGGTGGTTGTGGCTGGGAGCTGCATTTCCCAAATCTTCTCAGCCAGGTTTCAAGATagcattattaaaaagagaaatttgcatGAGGTTTGGGCATAAATAGCCTCTTTCCTTAATGTTTATAGTGGTTCTGCTTTTATTACCAAAGTTATGAATTAAGCAGCTTCAATAATACGGGGACCACAGAGGCTTCAGCACAGACCAAAGAAGAGGGCATAGCTAAGTGGGTGGCCCCAGGAAATTCTGACTATGATAgggctaaaaaataaatttgggctTTGCTGGCTACCACAGAGTCTTGAGAATTTGATAGGTGCCTGTACCCCCGGAGGAAATATAGGATTCTCCCTGGGGGAAAAGCAGTGTGGACCATCATGAAAACTCACCAAATAACAACAGCCCTGCAGACCTCGAAAAAAATACCAATACCCCTTAATTTCAGGTATTTCTTCACTTGgaaatggctatttttttttttagtggtgtaATATTTGGTGCCATAATTATTCAGCATCAAAAGGCAGTGCTGTCGCAAAACTAAGGGTTTCATAGGCAGCTGGGTATGTAATATTGCACCATATACACTCCTCCTAATAGACGCTTATGGAATTTCAGAACTTAGCAAACATGAAAAGCTATAGATAATTACTCATCTGATATTGCTTTGCGTGATTCTCTATAATCTCAGACAAGTAATCTTggctaagtaaaaataaaaatattagagtaCTTTGGTGAGTGTGCAGCTGTGAGTGACTTACCACATGAAACAATCAAAATGCTCAGGAGAAACACTATTGGTCAGAAATCCAAAGAGAAGATTCCTAGGGGAATTTAAAACTGACAGTGATTCAGGCTGTGTCTTTTGGGGATTTTTGCAACAAAGAGTACCTGGCTTTAAACATACTTTGTAAACATTGATATTTCCAGGTCaaagattataaatatttattatcatagagaagaaataatataataataaaaataaagcacagtagacatttttaattatgaaaatacaCTTTGCAGATTCATGCCTCTCATTTCAGTCTTCGAAGTTCCACCAGGTCATGTGGGTTGATCTCTGCTTGAGGATACAGGTGATATATCGCAGGGCTGATTCTGTTTCTGAGATGCCAGAGAAAGATGTTTCATCCCTCTAGTAAAACTTtggtttataaaagaaagaagacaggaaggCAAATGGCCTTCCTTGAAATTAATCTATATTCTTCAAGGCGCTACTTAGACAAAATTTCCAAATTACTTAGGAGTAGATTGGGTAGAGAAGGTTAGCATCATATTACTGAACTGAAGTtaagaaaatagatttattttgtattattgcTTCGATAACATACTTGCCTCTCATTATCTCAttgtaaatatacattttaattaaggtgagctattatacaaatatatatattaacatctATCAAGGGCTGAAAATGGTGCAGGTACTGTTTACAGCATCTGCTCAGTTAACCATCCAACAGCCAATGATATGTGTACCATATTCTCCTCATTTTACAAGAAGTTAACTGAAGCATGAAAAATGAAGTAACTTGTTCAAAAAGTCACTCATTAGCTGAGTATGCAGCTGGCATATGAACCAAGAGAATCTAGCCTCCTTCATCATCCATTAATCTACCATGTGAATATTGTTGTATATTGTTGTATATTACACATGAACAAATACATGCATTCTTTACTATATCCCTTAAAACAACAGGATAAAGCACATTTTAGCATTAACTTCAAGCAAATAATCTTTCAATAGTAGTCTTATTATTTAGCAGcaattttgaaacttttaaatgctttattgCCTCATTTTACAACTTGAGTTTCGGCTGTATGAAAAACGAGTGTTTGATAACATCCATTGTGTATCTGCTGGTAGTCATGTCACAGATTCCATTTAGAGTTTGTAACTGGGGATTTAGATGAATCCCAGAACCTTATAGCTCATGAGGAATCCACTTTTAACCTTACAGCTCTCTTAGCGGcatcttttacatctttatttctcAAACTATAAATCAACGGATTCAGCACTGGGATAATAATGGTGTAGAACACGGAGATAATTTTATCAGTGTTGGGAGTATACAGATAGGTGGGCCGTGAGTAAATGAAGAGAAGAGTCCCCTGATAGATGGCCACAGAAGTCAGGTGAGAGGCACACGTGGAGAAGGTTTTCTTTCTGCCACTGGAAGAGCGGATCCTCAAGACTGAGCGCAGAATGAAATAGTAGGAGATGACAATGACGATGAAGCAGAAAATTTCCACTGAGCTGCCATATGTGGAGAGAAGCCACTCATTAACTGAGGTGTCTGTGCAGGATAGCTTAAGCAGGGGAGGGAGGTCGCAGAAAAAATGATTAATGACATTTTTATCGCAGTATTTCAGAATAAAGGCAAAGGACGTGTGAACCAGGGAACTCATGTTACCTCCAATGTAGGACAAGACAATCAACCATACACAGATGCCCCGAGACATCACAACTGTATACAGTAAAGGATTACAGATGGCAACATAGCGATCGTATGCCATGGCAGCCAGGATAAAGGATTCTGTATCAGCAAAagcacaggaaaaataaaactgtagggCACAGCCATAAAGGGAGATAGATTTATTTTCTGAGAGGAAATTGACCAACATCTTGGGAACAATGGCTGAGGAGAAACAAAGGTCTGCAAAGGAGAGGTTgctaaggaaaaaatacatagggGTTTGAAGGTGAGGGTCGGTCCTGATTAACATCATCAATCCAATATTCCCTGTTAAAATTATACCATACAATGTCAGAAACACGAGGAATAGGACAATCTGCAGTTCAGGGCGGGTCGGAAACCCTAAAAGAATAAACTCGGTCACCAAGGTGTAGTTTCCATCCATCAATTCCATATTCtgtgttgttttctttctatGAGAATTCAAACATCCTAAAATGGTTTattgaaggaaagaggaaaacagaTATAATTACACGGTATTTTATTGTTAGTGAACAAGCAAACAAGTAAGCAAATAAAGACTCCAAGCCCAAACTCCCTTTCAAATATAAACCTGAGAGATGTATTTCAGAATTTAGTAGCTATCAGGTCCCATGGCTGATGGTTTTATCTTACTTGTTTGAATGACTCTGTCTTCCATTGGAGAGTTGGATTCTACATGTAGGGATCTGAATTTGCTTACTTTTTTGTACCTAAATATTTCACAATAGCTGGTTCAGAGGATTAAAGAATTGATGGATCAATGGATGTACTGACGATGATATAAAGAGAAGAAGAATACAGCTATTATTAAACAGAAATTGACTTTAGAGTCTGCCTTAGAATGATGGCTAGAGATGAGTTTGCTCTTTCTGTCCAGATTCAATAGACAGTGGTATGCTGTACTCTTGGCAGAGCAGATGATGTGGTATAATGAAACATTctggttattttttaatgtaaagtatggaggccaagaaaattaaggccattccactttaagttcagcgttagcacaagtacagccatccaagtcccctgtgaataagagctgagattttcattacttcagttacaggaagaaacaaaacaaaacaaaacaaacaaaaaaacaaaacagcttacagcttaatgtcctagaaagccccatattagaatgagaacagagctgaatccccttgaaagccccatatcagaatgtaaacagaacttgagaaattcctccaccccttctggaggtcccctagaccagtccataaaactaagctgaaacccacatttttccagaagtggaaaaaaatcaaacccaagCTTGAAGTGCAAAAACTTTTCTCCTAATCTTAAAAGATATGCttggaaatatttaaagcatacaaGTAAAGTATTCAATGAGCTGTGTTAATATTGCCAGCAAGGGAACAAAATGTTTTTGGTTGTTCTCTCATTTATGTAAAGCATATCCTGTCAGTGATTGTGATGCGAACTTCATTTGTTTATGCCAGCTAACCATTCAAACACCCTGTGGGGCAGGCACAGAGAAACCTACATTGTAGTCCAACATCTCATTCACACTCTGAGGCAATAACATGACAGCATATTAATTCCTCTGgttcccctaaagctaagactgcgctGTTCTCACTTACTTCCCaactccaagactccctagtctgaggttgtccttcaaaatagaaggggattagacttagtcttcttacaacaaagggggggggcagggttatgtgctgccttaaacgtaggaTGTTGCTTCTTCCCTGGGATGTAAACGGGAGCAAggacagcaacaaggttggttcaaatcctggtttaatcattccctctggctcactctgagagcaacctggacccatgattgggcccttccttaggttcctctgagagagggaaatgtggaggccgagaaaattaaggccattccactttaagttcagagttagcacaagtacagccatcccagagctgaaatttacattacttcagttacaggaaaaaaacaaaacaaaaaacaaaaacaaaaacaaaacaaaacaaaacaaaaacagcttacagcttaactcctagaaagccccatattagcatgagaacagagcccaaacCAGTggcagaaagccccatattagaatgagaacagagctcaatccccttgaaagccccatattagaatgtaCTACAGTGGGACAGtggttcatttattcttttgtctGTTTCAAAGTCAtcaagatatttgaaaaagataGGATTTTACTTTAGAGTTATTAAGAATTTGGTTAAAATCTTACCTTGGCCACATGTGAGCCATGTGACCTAGTGCAATTTAATATACACATCTTCATCTGTACTGTAAAAATGACAAGTATCTCATACGGTTGCTGCATGGGTTAGAAAAATTTATctgattgtctctctctctctccatccatccatccatctaggTATCTATGCTTCTGTGTGGTCACACTTTACAGAGACTGACACATGAGAGGTAAACAGCAAATATTAATTTCAATTGCTCTCTTCCTTCCTTAGCTTACGAGCAGCGCTAGGTGGCAAGGCTGTATAAGTAACGGCTATCGTTTATATAATGGTTACTACATGCAATGCAATATTCTAagcacattttatataatttgtttgtcacacacacacacacacgggcagacacacacacacacacacacacacacactataacaAAATTACAATGCAGTTACCCTCTCTGTGCTCTTTCTATTACGGATGAGGAAACTAACACACAGAGTTTGAGAGGTAAGATGTGAAAGAAATAAGATTGAAACCCAAGCTCCTGACCTCAAAACCTTGTGATACACTGGGTCTCTtaaagctgcattcctatgattaatttcacattttagaTATGAACTTTGAGAGCAATATGCCATGTCATTCAACTACTCATTGATAGATGCAATTTAAGTCCAGGTGTGTATCCTAGAACTAAGCTCATGAGAGCTACCATGAAAGTTGTTGGAATATTAAGAAGGGGTGGCCAAGGTGAGACAGTCTGAGGTGTAGACAGGTGCTGAAAGGTGGAAAAAATACTTATATGTTTACAGAAAAGCAGGGTATGTGTCCGTGAGAATTTCTGATTGGTCACCTTTTCCATTTAGAGAGATGAGAGAGGCATGATGGTCAAGGTAGAAGACAGAGTCTTAGAATTTTAGATTCTTGCTTCAAAAAGTAATGAACAAAATgattaaatcaaaataatataattcaatttttggtggcaatgcaaactggaaaatagtatggagattcctcaaaaagttaaagatagtaCTCCCCTACAATTCAACAGTTGCTATAAcagctatttacccaaaggatacaaaaacacagatttgaaagagtacatgcaccctgatgtgtatagcagcattatcccTAATAGCCGAACTTGGGAGAGCGCTCAGATGTCTATTGACTgatgactgatgaatggataaagaagacatatatacacatgtgcatgATGGAGTACTAGCCATCcaaaagaatgcaatcttgccatttgcaaaggcATGTgtagagctagagggtattatgttaagtgaaataagttgttcagagaaaaacaaatatgtagaatttaagaaacaaaacagatgaacatgtgggaaggggggaaagagaaaaagagagaggaaataaagagtaagagactcttaactacagagaacaaattaagGATTACTGGAGGGGGAAGTTTGTggaaggatgggttaaataggaaATGGGTCTTATGGAGGGCACTTGTTTTGATGAGCACGGGGTATTgtacgtaagtgatgaatcatgaATTCTACTCATGAAACCAGggttgcactgtatgttaactaactaaaatttaatgaaaaatttgaatGACTCTATAATTCATTACATTCTTCCGAAAGCTATAACAAAACAATcttaatatagaaaacaaattaattcTATCAGGTAGCCAGTCATGCTGCAGTTTTCTttgtaaggaaaaaaagcatatttaaaacagaaattttttaGACCCTTGTAGAAGCTATGTAAAAAAGAATGACCCAAGATAGATTACATGGGTGCAATACTAACTGATGAGTGTGGTTTCTGAACCATTTAGACACAATTCAGTGGTTCTTGCTCTCAAATCCACAAAAGCCTGTTTTTGTACCATGAAAGCCAATCTAGTAACCACAGAAGCCACTTACCAAGGAAGGAGTTGTTTTCCAATTACCCACATGAATAATTTCACCAGCAGAACCACAAGCCTTTACATGCATTCTCATGTCTTTGGGGACCAAATAAATGAAGGATTCCAAACATGCTCATTTCCAAGGGGCACCTAGAGAACAATTAACAGGTTATTGCTATTacgaattatttttctaaaaaaagaattgGCAATTATAATAGAAATTCTGGTAGTGTAAATCTGAATAGGCAGTTTCCATTATAGTAATGTTGTGGTTGTTTGTAATGACACCTGGAATCCTGCAGGATCCCCTTTTTGGTGGAGATTCTTTGGAATAGTTCAAATACTTGAAATTTTGATTTAATCACCATTTAAGTTTTTTCAAAAACCCcatggagaaaacaaacaaacaaacaaacaaaaaaacaaaaacaaaaacaaaaaccccatggAAGGTCAAAAATcgttacttatttttattat
Coding sequences within it:
- the LOC140612760 gene encoding olfactory receptor-like protein OLF1, encoding MELMDGNYTLVTEFILLGFPTRPELQIVLFLVFLTLYGIILTGNIGLMMLIRTDPHLQTPMYFFLSNLSFADLCFSSAIVPKMLVNFLSENKSISLYGCALQFYFSCAFADTESFILAAMAYDRYVAICNPLLYTVVMSRGICVWLIVLSYIGGNMSSLVHTSFAFILKYCDKNVINHFFCDLPPLLKLSCTDTSVNEWLLSTYGSSVEIFCFIVIVISYYFILRSVLRIRSSSGRKKTFSTCASHLTSVAIYQGTLLFIYSRPTYLYTPNTDKIISVFYTIIIPVLNPLIYSLRNKDVKDAAKRAVRLKVDSS